Proteins encoded in a region of the Vibrio sp. CB1-14 genome:
- a CDS encoding methyltransferase family protein, which yields MKALELKIPPVLVFLFVAASMYFVARYDNGWLYTYIPLKSVWAAGLFIISGFIGVSGVLEFRKAQTTVDPTKPDKASCVVDSGIFSKTRNPMYLALFVLLLSWGFWLEDGLALTLCWLFIPYMNRFQIKPEERVLEAMFGEPYKQYKDKVRRWV from the coding sequence GTGAAAGCACTAGAGCTGAAGATACCGCCGGTGTTGGTTTTTTTGTTTGTTGCCGCTTCGATGTACTTTGTGGCTAGATACGACAATGGTTGGCTGTATACCTATATTCCGCTGAAAAGTGTTTGGGCAGCGGGGCTGTTTATCATTAGTGGCTTTATTGGTGTGTCCGGTGTGCTGGAGTTTAGAAAGGCGCAAACGACGGTCGACCCGACCAAGCCAGACAAAGCCAGCTGCGTAGTGGATAGCGGTATCTTTTCAAAAACTCGAAATCCGATGTATCTCGCACTGTTTGTTCTGCTGCTCAGCTGGGGGTTTTGGCTTGAAGACGGCTTAGCGCTCACCTTATGTTGGCTGTTTATTCCTTATATGAATCGATTCCAAATAAAACCTGAAGAACGAGTGCTCGAGGCTATGTTTGGTGAGCCTTACAAGCAATATAAAGATAAGGTTAGGCGCTGGGTTTGA
- a CDS encoding DUF3581 domain-containing protein: MFLTPYVSTSESQFEFTRKQASHFAKKVAGDFNPIHDEDNKRFCVPGDLLFAVLLQKEGISQKMRFNFSGMVGDGVALNVVEKGEHESAVVDTAGKEYLQMTHQGEVSHDQAFIEHVVTNYVQFSGMNFPHIMVPLMEQEQMMINCQRPLVIYESMEVEFDRLDLQHPEVEFTGATFDVEGKRGVVTLNFAFKEDGDVVGKGVKRMVASGLKPYDTNAVDDLVARFHERKDLFLETLSQNA; this comes from the coding sequence ATGTTTCTAACACCTTACGTATCAACAAGCGAAAGCCAATTTGAGTTCACCCGCAAGCAAGCGAGCCATTTCGCTAAAAAAGTCGCGGGCGATTTCAACCCTATCCATGACGAAGACAACAAGCGTTTTTGTGTACCGGGCGATCTGCTATTCGCAGTCCTACTTCAAAAAGAAGGCATTAGCCAAAAGATGCGCTTTAATTTCTCCGGCATGGTAGGTGACGGTGTTGCTCTGAACGTCGTCGAAAAAGGCGAGCACGAGAGTGCTGTTGTTGATACAGCGGGCAAAGAATACTTGCAAATGACTCACCAAGGTGAGGTTAGCCATGACCAAGCGTTCATCGAACATGTCGTGACCAACTATGTTCAATTCTCTGGCATGAACTTCCCTCACATCATGGTTCCATTAATGGAACAAGAGCAGATGATGATCAACTGCCAGCGTCCTCTGGTGATTTATGAGAGTATGGAAGTCGAGTTTGACCGCCTAGATCTTCAGCACCCAGAAGTTGAATTCACTGGAGCGACATTTGATGTTGAAGGCAAACGTGGTGTAGTCACACTTAACTTTGCATTTAAAGAAGACGGTGATGTCGTTGGTAAAGGCGTTAAACGTATGGTTGCAAGTGGTCTTAAGCCCTACGATACCAATGCGGTCGACGATCTTGTAGCTCGCTTCCATGAACGTAAGGATCTGTTTCTTGAGACGCTAAGCCAAAACGCTTAA
- a CDS encoding MFS transporter has protein sequence MKGVRLWHFAQASLGIVQWVGIAILLNPIIIERTASGALLGQVMALIGGAGLLAPLIGGLADKHSCHQILQRLALLTHFIALLTLYFADTSTTTYWIVGALIGVGSVALLVLNPTFVIASSKNQKEEGRGLASLYQCQFFGIVVTGLLVALADWMAVSSTNQLLILMGLVFVVLVMVTIAPPPPVEANLQEALSGETQEHSPKATKKAMPWFLFLLAVFFSMFLSSNLMELGPLLIKEVYHVEIGNSALGMAVSAVISIFMLESAGRWMQKSGPFMVWYAAQAVYLVVGSLFWLTAGHDVNTILPIALLVVLMQAMSWNDMIIPAIAGRLSPNSPALTQGLLMLCMAGGFGVGAMLAGMSIDKFGYASVFTLSLGGIVVALVCIAALVMISKPNTSEAASA, from the coding sequence ATGAAGGGTGTTCGTTTATGGCATTTTGCCCAAGCTTCACTTGGGATTGTCCAATGGGTAGGCATCGCAATTTTGCTCAATCCTATCATCATTGAAAGAACCGCCAGCGGTGCTTTGCTCGGCCAAGTCATGGCCTTGATTGGCGGAGCTGGATTACTCGCACCATTAATTGGCGGTCTGGCTGACAAACATTCTTGCCATCAGATCTTGCAACGCCTTGCTCTGTTGACTCACTTTATCGCGCTGTTGACCCTCTACTTTGCCGATACCTCAACCACGACTTACTGGATTGTCGGTGCACTCATTGGCGTTGGGAGTGTCGCACTGCTCGTGCTTAATCCTACCTTTGTGATTGCCTCTAGCAAGAATCAAAAAGAAGAAGGTCGCGGATTGGCGAGTCTCTATCAATGTCAATTTTTCGGCATCGTTGTGACCGGACTCCTTGTCGCCCTCGCTGACTGGATGGCCGTTAGTAGCACCAATCAATTGCTGATTTTGATGGGTCTCGTCTTTGTTGTCCTCGTTATGGTAACCATTGCACCGCCTCCTCCAGTTGAAGCCAATCTGCAAGAAGCCCTATCGGGCGAGACACAAGAGCACAGCCCGAAGGCAACCAAAAAAGCAATGCCTTGGTTCCTATTTTTGCTTGCCGTGTTTTTCTCTATGTTTCTTTCCTCCAACCTCATGGAGCTCGGTCCACTGCTTATTAAAGAGGTGTACCACGTAGAGATTGGTAATTCTGCGCTTGGTATGGCGGTGTCTGCCGTGATCAGTATTTTCATGCTCGAATCTGCTGGGCGTTGGATGCAAAAAAGTGGACCATTTATGGTGTGGTATGCTGCTCAGGCAGTGTACTTGGTTGTCGGTTCATTATTCTGGTTAACGGCGGGTCATGATGTAAACACTATCTTACCCATCGCGCTGCTCGTTGTGCTTATGCAGGCTATGTCTTGGAATGACATGATTATTCCAGCAATTGCAGGAAGACTAAGCCCCAACTCGCCAGCCCTTACACAAGGTCTATTAATGCTTTGTATGGCTGGAGGCTTTGGCGTTGGGGCGATGCTAGCGGGTATGTCGATTGACAAGTTCGGTTATGCTTCTGTGTTTACACTGTCATTAGGCGGTATTGTTGTCGCCCTTGTGTGTATTGCCGCACTGGTTATGATTTCCAAGCCTAATACGTCTGAAGCCGCTTCAGCCTAA
- a CDS encoding DUF333 domain-containing protein translates to MKGGNLIRYFALAAIVPTVLMGCAKSDPEPVGMANPAAVYCEKHGVYDLETGMCTLKSGEKVDAWEYFRAHHQQGPDSAARFCEATGGGYIEDKKQCALPDGKVMDAEEYFRDHQMSGAGG, encoded by the coding sequence ATGAAAGGTGGAAATCTAATCCGTTATTTTGCTTTGGCGGCGATAGTGCCAACAGTGCTTATGGGGTGCGCAAAATCCGATCCCGAGCCTGTAGGTATGGCAAATCCCGCCGCTGTCTACTGTGAAAAACACGGTGTTTACGATCTAGAAACAGGTATGTGTACTTTAAAATCGGGTGAAAAAGTGGATGCATGGGAGTATTTTCGAGCTCATCATCAGCAAGGCCCTGATAGCGCAGCACGTTTTTGTGAAGCGACGGGTGGCGGTTATATAGAAGACAAGAAGCAGTGTGCTTTGCCAGATGGCAAAGTCATGGATGCCGAAGAGTACTTTCGTGACCATCAAATGAGTGGCGCTGGTGGATAA
- a CDS encoding alpha/beta hydrolase, protein MDKINSQISAVRRYLSHLALLSVSVFFTISMTGCTNPIIEQEPEMYTTSGSLAPYSQSNFNQYIEQTTKWLDETRVFHGAGYDAEMKAVSPYRLIPNHPNGQGVLLVHGLGDSPYSFIDIAPVLAEQGYLVHVMLLPGHGSRPADLMLPNVKDWHEAVANQVTLLKRDVDEVWLAGFSTGTNLVTSYAAQNPKAVNGLVLFSPAFSPDDVIVRFAGTASVFVDWVNVAKEQNYTRYDSLAMHGAALYYQTTTQVELDLQQYQLEVPALLMVTENDELIDTEGVYSLFRTEFVNPNSRLVWYGEKSYPDARVIKRSMDLPKQNIESGSHISVLYRADNPLYGERGLMRQCGGAEEGEVYTVDCVGMPTLTYTAWGLLKEDRISARLSWNPYFDTMMERVVKFMKTAN, encoded by the coding sequence GTGGATAAGATCAACAGTCAAATTTCAGCTGTTCGTCGCTACCTAAGCCATCTTGCTTTACTGAGCGTTAGTGTTTTTTTCACGATAAGCATGACAGGCTGCACCAATCCTATCATTGAACAAGAACCAGAGATGTATACCACCTCTGGTTCACTCGCCCCTTATTCGCAATCCAACTTCAATCAATATATTGAACAAACCACCAAGTGGCTTGATGAGACTCGTGTATTTCATGGTGCTGGATACGATGCTGAGATGAAAGCGGTAAGTCCTTATCGATTAATACCAAATCATCCCAACGGGCAGGGGGTGCTATTGGTACATGGGTTGGGTGATTCGCCTTATTCATTTATTGATATTGCACCTGTCTTGGCTGAACAAGGTTACTTAGTGCACGTCATGTTGCTGCCTGGACATGGTTCTAGGCCAGCAGATTTAATGCTGCCCAATGTGAAAGACTGGCACGAAGCAGTTGCCAATCAAGTTACGCTGTTAAAGCGCGATGTTGATGAAGTGTGGTTAGCGGGGTTTTCTACCGGAACTAATTTGGTGACTTCTTATGCTGCTCAAAATCCAAAAGCGGTCAATGGGTTGGTTTTATTCTCACCTGCCTTTAGTCCTGATGATGTCATCGTACGTTTTGCTGGAACAGCGAGCGTCTTTGTTGACTGGGTGAACGTCGCAAAGGAACAAAACTATACCCGCTATGATTCACTTGCCATGCATGGTGCTGCGCTTTATTACCAAACGACAACTCAGGTAGAGTTGGATTTGCAGCAATATCAGCTAGAAGTACCCGCCTTGTTGATGGTGACAGAAAACGACGAGCTGATTGATACCGAAGGCGTGTATTCGCTGTTTAGAACCGAGTTCGTCAACCCAAACAGCCGTTTGGTGTGGTATGGCGAAAAGTCCTATCCTGATGCACGGGTTATCAAGCGCAGTATGGATCTTCCAAAGCAAAATATCGAGAGTGGCTCGCATATCTCAGTACTCTATCGCGCCGACAATCCTTTATATGGGGAAAGAGGGCTAATGCGACAGTGTGGGGGAGCGGAGGAAGGAGAAGTCTATACGGTAGATTGTGTTGGTATGCCAACATTGACCTATACCGCTTGGGGGTTACTTAAAGAAGATCGCATTAGTGCTCGCCTAAGCTGGAATCCCTATTTCGATACCATGATGGAAAGAGTGGTTAAGTTTATGAAAACGGCGAACTAG
- the tnaC gene encoding tryptophanase leader peptide: MNKFNTISSWFTLDYKIAFFFPSR, from the coding sequence ATGAATAAGTTCAACACAATCAGTAGCTGGTTCACACTAGACTACAAAATCGCTTTCTTCTTCCCTTCGAGATAA
- the tnaA gene encoding tryptophanase, which produces MENFKHLPEPFRIRVVEPVKRTTREYREQAIIKAGMNPFLLDSEDVFIDLLTDSGTGSITQEMQAAMLRGDEAYSGSRSYYALSNAVKDIFGYELTIPTHQGRGAEQIYIPVLIKKREKEKGLDRSKMVALSNYFFDTTQGHTQVNCCVAKNVYTKDAFDTAVNADFKGNFDLEKLEQAIVEAGPANVPYIVSTITCNSAGGQPVSIANLKAVYEIAQKYDIPVIMDSARYAENAYFVQQREPGYQDWTIEQITRESYKYADGLAMSAKKDAMVQMGGLLCFKDDSFMDVYTDCRTLCVVQEGFPTYGGLEGGAMERLAVGLYDGMRQDWLEYRINQVQYLVDGLEAIGVVCQQAGGHAAFVDAGKLLPHIPADQFPAHALACELYKVAGIRAVEIGSLLLGRDPATGKQHPCPAELLRLTIPRATYTQTHMDYVIEAFEKVKANAHNVKGLDFTYEPEVLRHFTARLKEVEVAVKGEAHKAEEKQLEEA; this is translated from the coding sequence ATGGAAAACTTCAAACACCTACCAGAACCATTCCGCATTCGTGTTGTTGAGCCTGTAAAACGTACTACACGTGAATATCGCGAACAGGCGATTATTAAAGCAGGTATGAACCCATTCTTATTAGATAGTGAAGATGTATTTATCGATCTTTTGACCGACAGTGGTACTGGTTCTATCACACAAGAAATGCAAGCGGCGATGTTACGTGGTGATGAAGCGTATAGCGGTAGCCGCAGCTACTATGCATTGTCAAATGCAGTGAAAGACATTTTCGGTTATGAACTCACTATCCCTACCCACCAAGGTCGTGGTGCAGAACAAATCTATATTCCTGTGCTAATTAAAAAGCGTGAAAAAGAGAAAGGTCTTGATCGCAGTAAGATGGTGGCGTTGTCTAACTACTTCTTCGATACCACTCAAGGTCATACTCAAGTGAACTGTTGTGTGGCGAAAAACGTTTATACAAAAGATGCGTTCGATACTGCTGTGAATGCAGATTTTAAAGGCAACTTTGACCTTGAGAAGCTAGAGCAAGCGATTGTAGAGGCGGGGCCTGCCAACGTACCATACATCGTGAGTACTATTACGTGTAACTCTGCGGGTGGCCAGCCAGTCTCTATCGCTAACCTGAAAGCGGTATATGAGATAGCTCAGAAGTATGACATTCCAGTGATTATGGATTCAGCGCGCTACGCGGAGAATGCGTACTTTGTTCAGCAACGTGAGCCTGGTTATCAAGACTGGACGATCGAGCAAATCACACGTGAGTCGTACAAATATGCTGATGGTCTAGCGATGTCGGCGAAAAAAGACGCTATGGTGCAGATGGGCGGTCTACTTTGCTTTAAAGACGACTCATTTATGGATGTCTATACCGATTGTCGTACCTTGTGTGTGGTTCAAGAGGGCTTCCCGACTTATGGTGGTCTCGAAGGCGGTGCGATGGAGCGCCTTGCTGTTGGTCTTTATGACGGTATGCGTCAAGACTGGCTAGAGTACCGCATCAATCAAGTTCAATACTTGGTGGATGGATTGGAAGCGATTGGTGTGGTTTGCCAGCAAGCTGGTGGTCACGCAGCGTTTGTCGATGCCGGTAAGCTTCTTCCACATATCCCAGCGGATCAGTTCCCTGCGCACGCACTGGCATGTGAGCTGTATAAAGTGGCGGGTATTCGCGCGGTTGAGATTGGTTCACTATTGCTAGGTCGCGATCCAGCAACGGGTAAGCAGCACCCATGTCCAGCAGAGCTACTTCGACTAACGATTCCTCGTGCAACTTACACGCAAACGCACATGGATTACGTCATCGAAGCGTTTGAGAAAGTAAAAGCCAACGCACACAACGTGAAAGGGCTCGACTTTACTTATGAGCCTGAGGTGTTGCGTCACTTTACTGCCAGACTGAAAGAGGTGGAAGTGGCCGTAAAGGGCGAAGCTCACAAGGCTGAAGAGAAGCAACTCGAAGAAGCCTAG
- a CDS encoding aromatic amino acid transporter produces the protein MKKNPSLIGGACIIASVCVGAGMLGLPSAGAGAWTVWSMLAIAITMIVMTISGWMLLEAFRHYDLKVSFDTVTKDLLGNKVNLLNNITVYFVGGILLYAYITSSGLILQDVLGLNAKVASALFVLIFSAFVWHSTRAVDRISVVLIAFMILSFVFGVSGLAVKVDMSVLFDTIGEENAYAPYAMAMLPVALTSFGYHHSVSSMRAYYGEETKAKYAILGGTVIALTLYFLWLFSIFGNLPRANFGPVIEQGGNVDALLKALGSVIESEQVANAINTFSMAAILSSFIGVGLGVFDFLADFFKFSDDKSGRTKTWLVTFLPPLVLSLLFPFGFVIAIGYAGAAATVWACIIPALLARKTRLVHAGAGGFTAPGGNAMISVVIGFGVLTAIFHVLSMLGMLPNFTG, from the coding sequence ATGAAAAAGAATCCGTCGCTCATTGGTGGCGCGTGCATCATTGCTAGCGTCTGTGTCGGCGCTGGCATGCTTGGGCTACCCAGTGCAGGAGCTGGCGCATGGACCGTGTGGTCAATGCTGGCGATCGCCATTACCATGATTGTTATGACAATATCGGGATGGATGTTGTTAGAAGCATTTAGACATTATGATTTAAAGGTCTCTTTCGATACGGTGACCAAAGATTTACTAGGTAACAAGGTCAACTTACTGAACAACATTACCGTTTATTTTGTTGGCGGTATATTACTGTACGCCTACATTACTTCTTCCGGTTTAATCCTTCAGGATGTGTTAGGCCTGAATGCCAAAGTGGCATCGGCACTGTTTGTACTCATTTTCTCAGCGTTCGTTTGGCACTCCACTCGAGCGGTAGATAGAATCTCCGTCGTTTTGATCGCCTTCATGATACTGAGCTTTGTGTTTGGCGTGTCGGGACTGGCGGTCAAGGTCGACATGTCGGTACTGTTTGACACCATCGGTGAGGAAAATGCATACGCGCCATACGCTATGGCTATGTTGCCAGTCGCGTTGACATCGTTTGGTTATCACCATTCGGTATCATCTATGCGTGCCTATTACGGTGAGGAAACCAAAGCCAAATACGCTATTTTGGGCGGCACGGTGATAGCGCTTACCCTCTATTTCTTATGGCTTTTCAGTATCTTCGGCAACTTACCGCGCGCGAATTTCGGCCCGGTTATAGAACAAGGTGGGAATGTTGATGCATTGCTCAAAGCGCTGGGCTCTGTCATAGAATCGGAGCAGGTTGCAAACGCCATCAATACCTTCTCTATGGCGGCGATATTGTCATCGTTTATTGGTGTTGGCCTAGGTGTATTTGATTTCTTAGCTGACTTCTTCAAGTTTAGCGATGACAAATCAGGTCGTACTAAGACGTGGCTAGTTACCTTTTTGCCACCACTCGTTCTGTCACTGCTGTTCCCATTCGGCTTTGTTATTGCCATTGGTTATGCAGGCGCGGCTGCGACGGTGTGGGCATGTATTATCCCAGCATTATTAGCTCGCAAAACACGTCTGGTGCATGCAGGCGCAGGAGGCTTCACGGCTCCTGGGGGCAATGCAATGATTTCTGTCGTCATCGGGTTTGGGGTATTGACCGCAATCTTCCATGTGCTTTCTATGTTGGGAATGCTGCCTAACTTTACTGGCTAA
- a CDS encoding RidA family protein, with product MNAISTDKAPLAIGPYVQGVSFGDMVITSGQLPINPETKVMPDDVAEQTSQSLQNALAIISAWGLEASNIVKTTVFVKDLNDFAKVNEAYEQFFVSQNAPFPARSCVEVARLPMDAKVEIEVIAVRG from the coding sequence ATGAACGCAATTTCTACAGATAAAGCGCCGCTTGCTATCGGCCCGTATGTTCAAGGGGTGAGCTTTGGTGATATGGTCATCACCTCGGGTCAGTTGCCAATTAATCCTGAAACTAAAGTCATGCCAGACGATGTGGCTGAGCAAACGAGTCAGTCTCTTCAAAATGCGCTCGCGATCATTTCTGCATGGGGCTTGGAGGCAAGCAATATTGTCAAAACCACGGTGTTTGTGAAAGACCTTAATGATTTCGCTAAGGTTAACGAGGCGTATGAGCAGTTTTTTGTCAGCCAGAATGCTCCATTTCCGGCGCGTTCGTGTGTAGAAGTAGCAAGGCTGCCAATGGATGCCAAAGTGGAAATTGAGGTGATTGCTGTAAGAGGTTAG
- a CDS encoding siderophore-interacting protein yields MKKPTPKMASVSHKQTLSPNMIRITLHSEAFTQFPMDSLGGYIKLLFNEHGGTDLDDEPFDARPKMRTYTIRRLDTLRGEIDVDFVTHVTEDKLCGFGARWAMAAEVGDNVSLVGPGALQEVNVTKDWFFFTADMTALPALSVKLTMLPQGAKGYAVVQIEDMADKQEIYVPEDMQIIWTTGSLSNEAKALPWLAGEPFVWCASEFDEMRALRQYFRNDKAIPREAIYISSYWKRGVAEDGHKAIKKEDHDKFESQ; encoded by the coding sequence ATGAAAAAGCCAACTCCTAAAATGGCGTCTGTTAGTCACAAACAGACCCTGTCACCTAACATGATACGAATCACATTACATAGTGAAGCATTTACACAGTTTCCTATGGACAGCCTTGGCGGTTACATTAAACTGCTTTTTAACGAGCATGGCGGTACTGATCTCGATGACGAGCCATTTGATGCGCGACCAAAAATGCGCACGTATACTATTCGTCGCCTCGATACATTGCGTGGTGAAATTGATGTTGATTTCGTGACTCACGTTACTGAAGACAAACTTTGTGGCTTTGGTGCTCGCTGGGCAATGGCCGCGGAAGTAGGGGACAACGTATCGCTTGTTGGTCCAGGTGCTCTACAAGAAGTCAATGTGACAAAAGATTGGTTCTTCTTTACGGCAGATATGACGGCCCTACCGGCGCTGTCAGTAAAACTCACTATGCTGCCACAAGGCGCGAAAGGCTATGCCGTAGTTCAGATAGAAGATATGGCAGACAAACAAGAGATTTACGTACCTGAAGACATGCAGATTATTTGGACTACGGGTTCGTTATCGAATGAAGCAAAAGCTTTACCATGGCTTGCGGGTGAACCTTTTGTATGGTGTGCTAGCGAATTCGATGAAATGAGAGCGTTGCGGCAGTATTTTAGAAACGACAAAGCCATTCCAAGAGAAGCGATTTATATCAGTAGTTATTGGAAACGCGGTGTTGCTGAAGACGGCCACAAGGCTATTAAAAAAGAAGACCATGATAAGTTTGAATCTCAGTAG
- a CDS encoding glyceraldehyde-3-phosphate dehydrogenase, with protein MSNSNISQTEIHQNQWQLNQTLAESILPLLGRLYREKGVEVLLFGKTLVNATTIDIIKTHRVSRHYSSTSVSISQTAPIIERLIELDLSPCCIDVGQLATQYWSLNDSHQNIDDFLLTTLNESIESNGSLEARDVVLYGFGRIGRLLTRILVEKSGSGYPLRLRAIVVRGGRDGDLQKRASLLRRDSVHGQFNGSILVDEDNKALIVNGNYIQIIYANSPKDVDYTQYGIDNALVVDNTGVWRDAEGLSQHVTCNGAEKVLLTAPGKGDIKNIVFGVNHESILAEDTIVSAASCTTNAITPTLKAVNDKYGIVSGHIETVHSYTNDQNLIDNYHSGDRRGRSASLNMVLTSTGAAKAVAKALPELAGKLSGNAIRVPTPNVSMAVANLNLENSTTKEELNAYLREVSLTSPLSAQIDYTDSTEVVSTDLVGARHPGIVDGQATIAQDNRCVLYIWYDNEFGYSCQVVHCMEQMMGVKYKTYPALA; from the coding sequence ATGAGTAATAGCAACATCTCGCAAACTGAAATCCACCAAAATCAATGGCAATTAAATCAAACACTCGCTGAGTCGATTCTGCCGCTACTTGGCAGACTCTATCGAGAGAAAGGCGTGGAAGTGCTTTTATTTGGTAAAACACTGGTTAACGCAACCACCATCGATATTATTAAAACTCACCGTGTTTCCCGCCATTACAGTTCTACTTCCGTCTCTATTTCTCAAACTGCCCCAATCATTGAACGTCTAATTGAACTTGACCTTTCTCCTTGCTGTATCGACGTAGGTCAGTTGGCGACTCAATACTGGTCTCTCAATGACAGTCATCAAAACATCGATGACTTCTTATTGACGACTCTGAACGAAAGCATTGAGAGCAATGGCTCACTAGAAGCACGTGATGTTGTGCTGTACGGTTTTGGACGCATTGGCCGTTTGCTTACGCGTATTTTGGTTGAGAAGAGCGGGTCAGGTTATCCGTTACGTCTGCGCGCCATCGTTGTGCGAGGCGGTCGAGATGGTGACCTTCAAAAACGTGCGAGCTTGTTGCGTCGTGACTCGGTTCACGGTCAGTTCAATGGCAGCATCTTAGTTGACGAAGACAACAAAGCTTTGATAGTGAATGGTAACTACATTCAAATCATCTACGCGAACAGCCCAAAGGATGTAGATTACACCCAGTACGGAATTGACAACGCACTCGTCGTCGACAATACAGGTGTTTGGCGAGATGCGGAAGGCCTAAGCCAGCATGTTACGTGTAATGGTGCTGAGAAAGTGCTATTGACTGCACCGGGCAAAGGAGACATTAAAAACATCGTGTTTGGTGTCAATCACGAAAGTATCTTAGCTGAAGATACGATCGTTTCAGCGGCGAGCTGCACCACAAATGCCATTACACCAACGCTTAAAGCGGTCAACGATAAATATGGTATCGTGTCCGGTCACATCGAAACGGTGCACTCTTACACCAACGATCAAAACCTTATCGATAACTACCACAGTGGCGATCGCCGCGGTCGTTCAGCATCACTCAATATGGTACTGACCTCAACAGGGGCAGCAAAAGCAGTGGCCAAAGCGCTACCTGAGCTTGCGGGTAAGTTGAGTGGTAACGCTATTCGTGTTCCAACCCCTAACGTTTCAATGGCGGTTGCGAATTTGAATCTGGAAAACAGCACGACTAAAGAAGAGTTAAATGCTTACCTTCGCGAAGTGTCGCTAACATCTCCACTTTCAGCTCAGATTGACTATACCGATTCGACGGAAGTGGTGTCTACCGATCTAGTAGGGGCACGTCATCCGGGTATTGTTGATGGCCAAGCAACCATCGCACAAGACAATCGCTGTGTACTTTATATCTGGTATGACAATGAGTTTGGTTACAGCTGCCAAGTGGTACACTGTATGGAACAAATGATGGGTGTGAAATATAAGACCTACCCAGCGCTAGCATAA